The Anaerolineae bacterium DNA segment TTAGAATCATCGAGGTAGTTGAGTTATTACCGACTATAGGTGGTGTAACCTTTTTACATGCTACCTGCCGCCCGGTTGAAACGATGCCCCCCTCGCCAAATGCAGAAAAATGATCCAAACTCACCAAACGGAAACCCCCGCGCGAGGCGCGGGGGGCTTGCACACCTACCATGGGGGCCTGCATTATCCTAATTCAGGCTCGATGATGCCGTATGTGCCGTCACGGCGACGATAGAGCACATTGATCGCATTGGTGTTCACATTGAAGAAAATGAAGAAACTATCGTGGCCCAACAATCGCATCTGCTCGACCGCCTCCATTTCATCCATGGGAGTCAAAACGAAGCGTTTGCGCCGAACGATGACAGGTTCCTCCTCCTCGATCTCTTCCATTGAAGCCAAAGAGGCTTCAGCCACCGAGGTCCGATCTCCACGGCCACGATAGCGCTTTCCCTTGTAGCGACGAATCTGTCGCTGCATCTTGTCCAGGGAGGCGTCCAAAGCTGTCAGAATATCATCAGCCCGCTCTTCGGCACGAAGCATAAACCGCTTGCCGTACACCGTAATCTCTGCCACATACCGATCGTTGGCACTCCGGGCCCCCTTGTCGTGCCCCAAATCGACGCGAATGGTCTGGATTCCCTGAATGTAACGATCCAGCTTGCCTACCTTGCGATCCACGAGATCGTGCAAGCGCTCGTTCAGTTCAAGATTGCGGGTATAGATTTCTACAGGTGCGCTCATAAAATCCTCCTGGAAATAAGCCTGCCTTCCGGCGTTTCAAGTTTATCTTAGCACAAACTTTTCAAAGCGCCAAATCCGCTGCGGCCTCAGGGTGATGCAACACGGCTCGCGCCACCGTGACCGCCCAGATGTGTTCCACACGCCCCTGGTCACGGAGGGTCTGCGCCACGGCGTCCAGCGTAGCGCCCGTCGTCATCACATCATCTACCAGCAAAACCCGTCGAAAAGGAAAAGCGCCCTGCAAACGGAAGGCACCCTCCACATTCCAACGGCGCTCGCGGGCATTCAAGCCCACCTGAGAAGCCGTTTCCCGCCAGCGAAGCACAGCATCGGGGCGAAAGGGCACGCCGAGCCGCTTCGCCAGGGCCCAGGCCAGCCACTCCGCTTGATTGTAGCCACGCTCCCGCTGCCGTTGGGGGCCTAACGGCACCGGCACCACCACTTCAACGGGCCAGCCCTCTCGTTGCACCAGCCAAGCCAGCCACCCGGCCAAGAGCGGGCTTAGCCCTAAAGCCCGACGATACTTCAACGCATGGAGCACCTTCCGGGCGAGGCCCTCCATCAGCGTGTAGGACCGGGCCTGGTCGAAGGCCGGGCGGCGGGCCCTGCACGCCGCGCAGAGCGCGGCCTCACTTTCCCCATGCCCTCCGCGCCCCGGCAAGGGTTGCCCACAGCGAAGACAAAACGGCGGTTGCAAAGGCGGCACCTGCCTCTGACAGGCCAGGCACAGGTACTCCCCCGCCAGGCCACACCCCAAGCATCGGGGCGGCAAAAGCCAGTCCAGGGCCTTTAGAGCGGCCCGGACGCCCCAGGAAGAGGGGCGCAGCATGAATAGGCCTCCGCTGGATTACAATCCCCCGCCCAAGGAACGCATGACGATGAACACTGCGGGCCCCAGGAGCACGATGAAAATCGAGGGCATGATGAGAAACGCCAGGGGAAAGAGCATTTTCACCGGTGCGCGGTGGGCCTCCTCTTCGGCCCGTTGACGACGCTGGACGCGCATCCCTTCGGCCTGAATGCGCAACACATTGGACATGCTCACACCCAACTGCTCCGACTGAACCACCGCCGCCACGAAACTGCGCAACTGAGGCAAATCGACGCGGTCGGCCATATCGCGCAAGGCGTCCTTCCGCGGCTTGCCCAACTGCATCTCGCGCAACACCCGGGCGAACTCAAAGGCCAGTTCATTGGCCCACTTCTCGCTCACCTTACGCATCGCCGCGTCAAAGCCCAGCCCTGCCTCCACACAGATGGTCAACAAATCCAGGGCATCGGGCAACGCCCGGAGCACCTCCTTCTTACGGCGGTTGATCAGCCGCACCAGCCACATCTGCGGGAAGTAATACCCGATCAGGGCAAAGGAAAGCCCCCCAACCAGACTCCAACGCTGGTAGGAAGGCGAAGGAGAGGTAGCCAGCAACCAGTAAACCCCCAATCCAAAGACAATCATACCGCTTAATTGAAAGGCTACCAGCGCGGTGGCATCCAGGTTGTAGGGGCGGCCGGCGAGTTCCAGGCGCTTTTCGGCCTGGGAGACGATGGCCCGCGGCGTAAACTTCAACGCCCACGAACCCACCGCCCGGGCCAGAGGCAAAATCACGCGCTCGGTGAAGGACTGCTGGAGTTCGACTTCTTCCAGCGAGGTCAACTCTTGTCCTGCATCGAGATATTCCGCCAGTCGGGCCTGCAAAGGGTCGACTTTCCCCTCTTCCTGGGCTCTTTGCTCTCGCAAACCAATGTAAGCCAACAGCACCAGGATCCCCAACGCCACGAGCAGAAGCAGAGTCAACGACATCGGGCCCTCCCCAGGTCACACTTCAATTTTGGAAATCCGCTGCATGATGTAATACCCCAAGCCGATCATCGTCAACGCGGTACCCAACATTCCCAGGCCGCAAACGCGGTTTTCGGGCCGCAAGAACTGCCCCATGTAGTCCGGAGCAATGCGATAGATGATCAAAAAGAGCACAAAGGGGATCAGGGAAATGATGGTTCCCGAAAGACGGACCTGGGCCGTGAGCGTGCGAATCTCACCCTGAACCCGAACCCGCTCGCGGATGGTTTCGGAAATCGTTTCCAGTACCTCAGCCAGGTTACCACCCACCTCGCGCTGAACCAAAATGGCCGTGACCACCAGATCGAGATCGTCACTGGGCACCCGGCGGAGCAAATTTTCCAGGGCCCATTCCATGGGAATGCCGATTTGCAATTCCTGGGTCACCCGGCGGAACTCCGTGGAGATGGGC contains these protein-coding regions:
- the raiA gene encoding ribosome-associated translation inhibitor RaiA — encoded protein: MSAPVEIYTRNLELNERLHDLVDRKVGKLDRYIQGIQTIRVDLGHDKGARSANDRYVAEITVYGKRFMLRAEERADDILTALDASLDKMQRQIRRYKGKRYRGRGDRTSVAEASLASMEEIEEEEPVIVRRKRFVLTPMDEMEAVEQMRLLGHDSFFIFFNVNTNAINVLYRRRDGTYGIIEPELG
- a CDS encoding ComF family protein, which gives rise to MLRPSSWGVRAALKALDWLLPPRCLGCGLAGEYLCLACQRQVPPLQPPFCLRCGQPLPGRGGHGESEAALCAACRARRPAFDQARSYTLMEGLARKVLHALKYRRALGLSPLLAGWLAWLVQREGWPVEVVVPVPLGPQRQRERGYNQAEWLAWALAKRLGVPFRPDAVLRWRETASQVGLNARERRWNVEGAFRLQGAFPFRRVLLVDDVMTTGATLDAVAQTLRDQGRVEHIWAVTVARAVLHHPEAAADLAL
- a CDS encoding type II secretion system F family protein encodes the protein MSLTLLLLVALGILVLLAYIGLREQRAQEEGKVDPLQARLAEYLDAGQELTSLEEVELQQSFTERVILPLARAVGSWALKFTPRAIVSQAEKRLELAGRPYNLDATALVAFQLSGMIVFGLGVYWLLATSPSPSYQRWSLVGGLSFALIGYYFPQMWLVRLINRRKKEVLRALPDALDLLTICVEAGLGFDAAMRKVSEKWANELAFEFARVLREMQLGKPRKDALRDMADRVDLPQLRSFVAAVVQSEQLGVSMSNVLRIQAEGMRVQRRQRAEEEAHRAPVKMLFPLAFLIMPSIFIVLLGPAVFIVMRSLGGGL